The following are from one region of the Nostoc cf. commune SO-36 genome:
- a CDS encoding ATP-binding protein — MLRYKDYRQLIDQVNAGKNINLWGKPNIGKTLTVKNCLLKDINLESVYLNLEYPFSVDHLFNVIPISFSFYYQQDWQNIISNLSDGYNRLLVIDNFDRLHFVSDSFIGDLFRLQQLAQLENFSLLLISRMPLEYFHFPGFANYFENLELNETNTWTFGQ, encoded by the coding sequence ATGTTACGTTATAAAGACTACCGTCAGTTAATCGATCAGGTAAATGCAGGCAAGAATATTAACCTATGGGGCAAGCCAAATATTGGTAAGACTCTTACTGTTAAAAACTGTTTACTCAAGGATATTAACTTAGAGTCTGTTTACCTCAATCTTGAATATCCTTTTAGTGTGGATCATCTATTCAACGTTATTCCTATTAGCTTCAGCTTTTACTACCAGCAGGATTGGCAAAATATCATAAGCAACTTATCTGATGGTTATAATAGGCTGCTGGTGATAGATAATTTTGATAGATTGCACTTTGTTAGCGATAGTTTTATCGGCGACTTATTTCGATTACAACAATTAGCTCAACTAGAAAATTTTTCTTTACTATTAATATCTCGGATGCCGCTAGAATATTTTCACTTTCCAGGTTTTGCTAACTATTTTGAAAATTTGGAATTGAACGAAACTAATACTTGGACTTTTGGACAGTAG